A single window of Chitinophaga sp. XS-30 DNA harbors:
- a CDS encoding PKD domain-containing protein, whose amino-acid sequence MNHHLLRSLKWLFTMTISLVLAAPGNTAFAQTVGFTADRTEGCAPLTVSFTNTSDAGGTAYDWNFGLGANATTRDADKIFTVPGTYNVVLTVTYPSGPRSVTHTVTVHANPVAAFSVTPQQGCTPLNVQFTDQSTPGSGTITSVVWDFGDGITSSQPNPAHTYTIGGSFSISTIVTNSHGCTNGLTQPNLINVGQTPNIDFTSDVASSCVTPLTVNFMSSGPGGLTYSWDFGDPSSGVANTSTIQHPTHVYQQEGRYTVTLTARDAQGCEAVVTKQSYVTIETTRADFEPLQPPCSGTNVLLENTTMPRPTLSTWTLPDGSTSFATDLLYYFPAPGDYTFTLTSGLPGCMETITKTITVHESPEVDFIATPPAGCAVPFTTQFSAQTTNATAWQWTFGDGTTGNTANPSHTYNNFGEYDVTLTASNSFGCEATVTRPDYIRIAQPRMQLWASEEEGCIPLNTNFGATMLAGGPIVSYSWDLGDGTTSTAPSPAHTYTTQGVFTVRLTAVVAGGCQVTAQMNVRAGEIPVVEFDANPKAPCASDPVTFTNLSTPPGTEWEWSLPRDGAVLTQENPTHIFQQTGLHDVFLTVSNYGCRRTLYKPDFITIYPPIARFTTTPDCVNRLNVQFNDASDFGPDPTTFRSWRWDFGDGNTSTEQSPLHTYASTGEYQVRLFVSNGSCDHEVMMNVSVIDERPVISVDDDEICAGEAVTFSRTGMNEANMVYWQWTWGDGFYAPEGGANISKRYDQPGNYTVIFSGRDRLNCPVNANTLNIQVNGITANFSFSGRNCDGDDIAFTDQSVSANGYSVTEWAWNFGDGTPVESPLTRPVDYEHAFAQPGTYNVRLLVRDDAGCEAAITRPVPVTGVTAEFQAAPVACMNQPTLIRNNATGSNLTYAWDFGNGATGTAPNPQPVYTQPGEYTVSLTVTNDIGCTETIVKNDYIRVPDPQARFTIPADLPVCPPILVQFTNTSSGHERSVWDFGDGSRSDLAAPSHVYNLPGTFAVTLNVYSEGDCVSTATGEVVIKGPIGTRTMLPRIGCLPHDVTLNAVSNNAVRYIWDMDNGTVRTTTTNSFTYKYEQAGVYYPRVVLEDDQGCRVPAQGPEDSIIVDEVRADFTIDASQACDFGYVFFTNNSTSMSNTRHDEPNTYQWDFGYDSRTDDVSSEASPAFLYSGVGTYQARLIVTSVHGCVDEVTQEVTVEPRPESAIAPVMPVCLGEPLRITGSEGKNLPGTGWQWLVDNVVNNATGTSLQLNFTEPGTHDIQLVIRNPNGTCPDTAQTTANINPLPVLNVTPEESVLCLGDDLQLLSNGSPAQFTWTNYNISDATAANPVVSPATDTTYHVQAINQFGCIRSDSARVTVSLPFEVSAADAVICDGRQTQLHANGAVRYQWIPAAGLSRADIASPMASPSTTTSYRVVGYGNDACFTDTADVLLTVHPSPELDPGPARVVPTGTELLLNVSGSPDIVQWQWYPDMWLSCADCPAPIATPRENVTYNITATNQYGCTSIALLPVKLVCEGSNIFIPNSFSPNGDGQNDIFYIRGRGVRNIKSFKIFNRWGQLVFERINCNADDASCAWDGRFNGQLLAPDVYVYTAEMTCDNNEPMLMKGNVTLLR is encoded by the coding sequence ATGAACCACCACCTACTCAGGAGCCTTAAGTGGCTCTTTACCATGACCATATCGCTGGTGCTTGCTGCGCCGGGTAATACTGCGTTCGCCCAGACCGTTGGTTTTACGGCAGACAGAACGGAAGGATGCGCCCCGTTGACCGTTTCATTCACCAATACTTCCGATGCCGGCGGTACGGCGTATGACTGGAATTTCGGGCTTGGCGCCAATGCCACCACCCGCGATGCGGACAAGATCTTTACCGTTCCCGGCACGTATAACGTTGTATTAACAGTCACCTACCCTTCCGGGCCCAGGTCCGTTACCCATACGGTGACCGTGCACGCCAATCCCGTAGCCGCCTTTTCCGTAACGCCGCAGCAGGGTTGCACGCCGCTGAATGTGCAGTTTACAGACCAGTCCACTCCCGGTTCCGGCACCATCACCAGCGTAGTGTGGGATTTCGGGGACGGGATCACCTCTTCCCAGCCGAACCCCGCGCATACCTATACCATTGGCGGCAGCTTTTCCATCTCCACGATCGTGACCAACAGTCATGGTTGCACGAATGGATTGACGCAGCCGAACCTGATCAATGTCGGCCAGACGCCGAATATCGATTTCACCTCCGATGTTGCCAGCAGCTGCGTTACGCCGCTGACCGTGAACTTCATGAGCAGCGGGCCGGGCGGGCTGACGTACAGCTGGGATTTCGGGGACCCGTCTTCCGGGGTGGCCAATACTTCCACCATTCAGCATCCCACACACGTTTATCAGCAGGAAGGAAGATATACCGTTACGCTCACGGCCAGGGATGCCCAGGGTTGCGAAGCCGTGGTGACAAAGCAGTCCTACGTGACCATTGAAACCACCAGGGCGGATTTTGAGCCGCTGCAGCCTCCCTGCTCCGGTACGAACGTACTGCTGGAGAACACCACGATGCCCAGGCCCACACTTTCCACCTGGACGCTCCCTGACGGCAGCACCAGTTTTGCCACAGACCTGCTGTATTATTTCCCGGCGCCGGGAGATTACACGTTCACCCTTACTTCCGGCCTGCCCGGATGTATGGAAACCATTACAAAAACGATCACCGTGCACGAATCGCCGGAAGTGGATTTTATCGCCACGCCGCCGGCAGGCTGCGCTGTTCCCTTCACCACACAATTCTCCGCACAGACCACCAATGCCACCGCCTGGCAATGGACGTTCGGAGACGGCACCACCGGCAATACCGCCAATCCATCACACACCTACAACAACTTCGGTGAATATGACGTAACGCTTACCGCATCCAACAGCTTTGGCTGCGAGGCGACGGTAACACGGCCGGATTACATCCGCATCGCGCAGCCGAGGATGCAATTATGGGCATCAGAGGAAGAGGGCTGTATTCCGCTGAACACCAATTTCGGCGCCACCATGCTCGCCGGCGGCCCGATCGTTTCCTATAGCTGGGACCTCGGGGACGGCACTACTTCCACCGCTCCCAGCCCCGCCCACACCTACACTACACAAGGCGTTTTCACCGTAAGGCTGACCGCTGTAGTGGCCGGCGGCTGCCAGGTCACCGCCCAGATGAATGTTCGTGCCGGAGAAATACCGGTGGTAGAGTTCGATGCGAACCCCAAAGCCCCCTGCGCCAGCGACCCCGTCACCTTCACCAACCTTTCCACGCCCCCGGGCACCGAATGGGAATGGTCCCTTCCGCGGGACGGCGCGGTGCTGACACAGGAGAACCCTACTCACATCTTTCAGCAAACAGGGCTGCATGACGTTTTTCTTACGGTCAGCAATTACGGCTGCCGAAGAACACTCTATAAACCCGATTTCATTACCATATATCCGCCTATCGCCCGTTTCACCACCACGCCGGATTGTGTGAACCGGCTGAATGTTCAGTTCAACGATGCGTCCGACTTCGGTCCTGACCCCACCACCTTCCGCAGCTGGCGCTGGGATTTCGGGGATGGCAATACCTCTACGGAACAATCCCCGCTCCATACCTACGCCTCCACCGGGGAGTACCAGGTGAGGCTTTTTGTCAGCAACGGCAGCTGCGACCATGAGGTGATGATGAATGTGAGCGTGATCGATGAAAGGCCGGTGATCAGTGTGGATGATGACGAGATATGCGCCGGGGAAGCCGTTACCTTCTCCCGTACGGGCATGAACGAAGCCAACATGGTGTACTGGCAATGGACCTGGGGAGACGGATTTTACGCGCCGGAGGGCGGCGCCAATATTTCCAAACGGTACGATCAGCCGGGCAACTATACGGTGATTTTTTCGGGAAGGGACCGCCTCAACTGCCCCGTGAACGCCAATACGCTGAACATCCAGGTAAACGGCATCACCGCGAATTTCAGCTTCTCCGGCCGCAACTGCGATGGCGACGATATCGCCTTTACTGACCAGTCCGTTTCCGCCAATGGTTACAGCGTTACGGAGTGGGCCTGGAATTTCGGGGACGGCACACCTGTGGAATCCCCGCTGACCAGACCGGTTGACTATGAACATGCTTTCGCGCAGCCGGGCACTTACAACGTGCGGCTGCTCGTGCGGGACGATGCCGGTTGTGAGGCCGCCATTACACGCCCGGTACCGGTAACCGGCGTTACCGCAGAGTTTCAGGCGGCGCCGGTGGCCTGTATGAACCAGCCGACGCTGATCAGGAACAATGCTACGGGCAGCAACCTGACCTATGCATGGGACTTCGGCAACGGCGCCACCGGCACAGCGCCCAATCCACAGCCCGTTTATACGCAGCCGGGTGAATACACGGTGTCCCTCACCGTTACTAACGATATCGGCTGTACGGAAACGATCGTGAAGAACGATTACATCCGTGTACCTGACCCGCAGGCGCGGTTCACTATTCCGGCCGATCTGCCGGTATGCCCGCCCATCCTGGTACAGTTCACCAACACCAGCAGCGGTCATGAACGCTCGGTATGGGACTTCGGGGATGGCAGCCGCTCGGACCTTGCGGCGCCTTCCCATGTGTACAATCTGCCGGGGACCTTTGCCGTTACGCTCAATGTTTATTCCGAAGGGGATTGCGTCAGCACGGCTACCGGGGAAGTGGTGATCAAAGGCCCGATAGGTACCCGTACCATGTTGCCCCGGATCGGCTGCCTTCCGCATGACGTGACGCTCAATGCCGTGTCCAACAATGCGGTACGGTATATCTGGGACATGGATAACGGTACCGTACGCACGACAACGACCAATTCATTCACCTACAAATACGAGCAGGCCGGTGTGTATTACCCGCGTGTGGTACTGGAAGATGATCAGGGCTGCCGGGTGCCTGCCCAGGGCCCGGAAGACAGCATCATCGTAGACGAAGTGAGGGCAGATTTCACCATCGATGCCAGCCAGGCCTGCGACTTTGGATATGTTTTCTTTACCAATAACAGCACCAGCATGTCCAACACCCGGCATGACGAACCGAATACCTATCAGTGGGATTTCGGGTACGACAGCCGGACGGACGATGTGAGCAGCGAAGCCAGTCCCGCCTTCCTGTACAGCGGCGTTGGCACCTATCAGGCCCGCCTGATCGTAACCAGTGTGCATGGTTGTGTAGATGAGGTCACGCAGGAGGTAACGGTGGAGCCAAGGCCGGAATCGGCCATTGCCCCGGTGATGCCCGTCTGCCTCGGGGAACCGCTCCGCATCACCGGCTCTGAAGGCAAAAACCTGCCCGGCACCGGCTGGCAATGGCTGGTGGACAATGTCGTCAATAATGCCACAGGCACTTCGCTGCAGCTGAATTTCACGGAGCCGGGCACGCATGATATACAACTGGTGATCCGGAATCCCAACGGCACCTGTCCGGATACGGCGCAAACCACCGCCAATATCAATCCCCTGCCGGTGCTGAACGTCACACCGGAGGAAAGCGTACTATGCCTCGGTGACGACCTGCAGCTTTTATCCAACGGCAGCCCTGCCCAGTTCACCTGGACGAACTATAATATTTCCGATGCCACCGCCGCCAACCCGGTAGTCAGCCCCGCAACAGATACCACCTATCACGTGCAGGCCATCAACCAGTTTGGCTGCATCCGGAGTGACTCCGCGCGGGTTACCGTGTCCCTCCCCTTTGAAGTGAGCGCTGCGGATGCCGTGATCTGTGATGGCAGGCAAACCCAGCTGCATGCGAACGGGGCCGTGCGTTACCAGTGGATACCTGCTGCAGGATTGAGCCGCGCCGATATCGCCAGCCCGATGGCCAGCCCTTCCACCACCACCAGCTACCGCGTGGTGGGCTATGGCAACGATGCCTGCTTTACGGATACCGCGGATGTGCTGCTGACCGTACACCCTTCCCCTGAACTGGACCCGGGGCCGGCCAGGGTAGTGCCCACCGGCACTGAGCTGCTGCTGAACGTGAGCGGCAGTCCCGATATCGTGCAATGGCAATGGTACCCGGACATGTGGCTCAGCTGTGCCGATTGCCCCGCCCCCATCGCCACACCGCGCGAAAATGTGACCTACAATATCACGGCCACTAACCAGTACGGCTGTACGTCCATCGCGCTGCTGCCGGTAAAACTCGTCTGCGAAGGCAGCAATATATTCATTCCCAATTCCTTCAGTCCAAACGGAGATGGGCAGAACGACATCTTCTACATACGCGGGCGCGGTGTCAGGAACATCAAGTCCTTCAAGATATTCAACCGCTGGGGGCAACTGGTCTTTGAAAGGATCAATTGCAATGCGGACGATGCCTCCTGCGCCTGGGACGGCCGGTTCAACGGACAATTGCTGGCGCCGGACGTATATGTGTACACGGCGGAGATGACCTGTGACAATAATGAACCGATGCTGATGAAGGGAAATGTTACGCTGTTGCGGTAA